One window of the Nicotiana tabacum cultivar K326 chromosome 4, ASM71507v2, whole genome shotgun sequence genome contains the following:
- the LOC107788800 gene encoding protein BREAKING OF ASYMMETRY IN THE STOMATAL LINEAGE-like isoform X1 — MSSPFTITRLVRWRIKDWVSCFYACRFPLEEEKDIYCAMSPQKPSRNMVFDPIGDHSRKKNRKKLKKKTEKRKEFVEISAEGKAEEGGNDSSWPRFSEEDYIVFCFEDDGGIHIVEDKKSEKFQQKVDHVNLSPRPVCRKLNYVENGQEFHDHRQKNKVSPDGEDSYGTTEEDNDEKGEGKGSNDMEEEWPPAVVDKEISHIGDVSESKTTPSAESSESNDHSNGSTGSFAFPVLGWEWMGSPAQMPKPEEDPRYGKHKAWTCVRHPCCRF, encoded by the exons ATGAGCAGTCCATTCACAATAACCAGGCTTGTAAGGTGGCGAATTAAAGATTGGGTGTCTTGTTTCTATGCTTGCAGGTTCCCCTTAG AGGAAGAAAAAGATATTTATTGTGCTATGTCGCCTCAAAAACCGAGTAGAAACATGGTTTTCGACCCTATTGGTGATCATAGCAGAAAGAAGAACaggaaaaagttgaaaaagaaaacGGAGAAGAGGAAAGAATTTGTTGAAATTTCAGCAGAAGGGAAGGCTGAAGAGGGAGGCAATGACTCAAGCTGGCCTCGTTTCTCAGAAGAGGATTACATAGTATTTTGCTTTGAAGATGATGGAGGAATACATATAGTGGAAGATAAAAAGTCGGAGAAATTTCAACAGAAAGTTGATCATGTTAACTTAAGCCCAAGGCCTGTTTGTAGGAAG CTTAATTATGTAGAGAATGGACAAGAGTTCCATGATCACCGTCAAAAGAACAAGGTCAGTCCAGATGGAGAAGATAGTTATGGTACAACTGAAGAAGATAATGATGAAAAG GGTGAGGGAAAAGGGAGCAACGATATGGAAGAGGAATGGCCACCGGCTGTGGTCGATAAAGAGATCAGTCACATAGGTGATGTTAGTGAAAGCAAGACGACTCCATCTGCGGAATCAAGTGAGTCTAATGATCACTCTAATGGCAGCACTGGTTCCTTTGCCTTCCCTGT TTTGGGCTGGGAATGGATGGGCAGTCCAGCTCAAATGCCGAAACCAGAGGAAGACCCACGTTACGGGAAGCATAAGGCTTGGACATGTGTGCGTCATCCCTGTTGCAGATTTTGA
- the LOC107788800 gene encoding protein BREAKING OF ASYMMETRY IN THE STOMATAL LINEAGE-like isoform X2: MSSPFTITRLVRWRIKDWVSCFYACRFPLEEEKDIYCAMSPQKPSRNMVFDPIGDHSRKKNRKKLKKKTEKRKEFVEISAEGKAEEGGNDSSWPRFSEEDYIVFCFEDDGGIHIVEDKKSEKFQQKVDHVNLSPRPVCRKLNYVENGQEFHDHRQKNKVSPDGEDSYGTTEEDNDEKGEGKGSNDMEEEWPPAVVDKEISHIGDVSESKTTPSAESSESNDHSNGSTGSFAFPVKIWLKLQFGLGMDGQSSSNAETRGRPTLREA, encoded by the exons ATGAGCAGTCCATTCACAATAACCAGGCTTGTAAGGTGGCGAATTAAAGATTGGGTGTCTTGTTTCTATGCTTGCAGGTTCCCCTTAG AGGAAGAAAAAGATATTTATTGTGCTATGTCGCCTCAAAAACCGAGTAGAAACATGGTTTTCGACCCTATTGGTGATCATAGCAGAAAGAAGAACaggaaaaagttgaaaaagaaaacGGAGAAGAGGAAAGAATTTGTTGAAATTTCAGCAGAAGGGAAGGCTGAAGAGGGAGGCAATGACTCAAGCTGGCCTCGTTTCTCAGAAGAGGATTACATAGTATTTTGCTTTGAAGATGATGGAGGAATACATATAGTGGAAGATAAAAAGTCGGAGAAATTTCAACAGAAAGTTGATCATGTTAACTTAAGCCCAAGGCCTGTTTGTAGGAAG CTTAATTATGTAGAGAATGGACAAGAGTTCCATGATCACCGTCAAAAGAACAAGGTCAGTCCAGATGGAGAAGATAGTTATGGTACAACTGAAGAAGATAATGATGAAAAG GGTGAGGGAAAAGGGAGCAACGATATGGAAGAGGAATGGCCACCGGCTGTGGTCGATAAAGAGATCAGTCACATAGGTGATGTTAGTGAAAGCAAGACGACTCCATCTGCGGAATCAAGTGAGTCTAATGATCACTCTAATGGCAGCACTGGTTCCTTTGCCTTCCCTGT caAAATATGGCTAAAATTGCAGTTTGGGCTGGGAATGGATGGGCAGTCCAGCTCAAATGCCGAAACCAGAGGAAGACCCACGTTACGGGAAGCATAA
- the LOC107788800 gene encoding protein BREAKING OF ASYMMETRY IN THE STOMATAL LINEAGE-like isoform X3, producing the protein MSPQKPSRNMVFDPIGDHSRKKNRKKLKKKTEKRKEFVEISAEGKAEEGGNDSSWPRFSEEDYIVFCFEDDGGIHIVEDKKSEKFQQKVDHVNLSPRPVCRKLNYVENGQEFHDHRQKNKVSPDGEDSYGTTEEDNDEKGEGKGSNDMEEEWPPAVVDKEISHIGDVSESKTTPSAESSESNDHSNGSTGSFAFPVLGWEWMGSPAQMPKPEEDPRYGKHKAWTCVRHPCCRF; encoded by the exons ATGTCGCCTCAAAAACCGAGTAGAAACATGGTTTTCGACCCTATTGGTGATCATAGCAGAAAGAAGAACaggaaaaagttgaaaaagaaaacGGAGAAGAGGAAAGAATTTGTTGAAATTTCAGCAGAAGGGAAGGCTGAAGAGGGAGGCAATGACTCAAGCTGGCCTCGTTTCTCAGAAGAGGATTACATAGTATTTTGCTTTGAAGATGATGGAGGAATACATATAGTGGAAGATAAAAAGTCGGAGAAATTTCAACAGAAAGTTGATCATGTTAACTTAAGCCCAAGGCCTGTTTGTAGGAAG CTTAATTATGTAGAGAATGGACAAGAGTTCCATGATCACCGTCAAAAGAACAAGGTCAGTCCAGATGGAGAAGATAGTTATGGTACAACTGAAGAAGATAATGATGAAAAG GGTGAGGGAAAAGGGAGCAACGATATGGAAGAGGAATGGCCACCGGCTGTGGTCGATAAAGAGATCAGTCACATAGGTGATGTTAGTGAAAGCAAGACGACTCCATCTGCGGAATCAAGTGAGTCTAATGATCACTCTAATGGCAGCACTGGTTCCTTTGCCTTCCCTGT TTTGGGCTGGGAATGGATGGGCAGTCCAGCTCAAATGCCGAAACCAGAGGAAGACCCACGTTACGGGAAGCATAAGGCTTGGACATGTGTGCGTCATCCCTGTTGCAGATTTTGA
- the LOC107788792 gene encoding protein MICROTUBULE BINDING PROTEIN 2C-like, which produces MYEAQQLLDLQDNNNGGFGGGADSRSWLSGEDRSPTLRRTDSSLSNSAAGNVDRMLFNDLVEIVPLVQSLIDRKAKSSFTRRGSMTYTKTPSKESLYKKTSEAKGRNAAQSTATKKHRDQNKNVGGNQDGCTENFSMISSRSSFLEKDREELMALRDQVEDLQKKLLEKDELLKEVEISKNEMASICAKLDEMKKEYAEKDSLLKSTQVQLSAAKVKLADKQAAVEKLEWEAMTSSKKVEKLQNDLEVVRQEVAWFMQFVKKLTKNGSRSLAEDYDVIPYLCDKNIETDHPHETGMQELEVAREAYVAAIAAAKENQDEASFSAAAKARLYLQSLVLRT; this is translated from the exons ATGTATGAGGCCCAGCAGTTGTTGGATTTGCAGGACAACAACAATGGCGGTTTCGGTGGCGGAGCTGACTCCAGGTCTTGGCTTTCCGGCGAAGACCGCTCCCCCACTCTCCGGCGAACTGATTCTTCTCTCTCTAATTCGGCTGCTGGAAATGTTGACCGCATGCTCTTCAATGACCTCGTCGAGATCGTTCCTCTTGTTCAGTCCCTCATT GATCGAAAGGCGAAGAGTTCATTTACTAGAAGGGGATCAATGACCTACACTAAAACGCCTTCAAAAGAGTCGCTTTACAAGAAG ACGTCTGAAGCAAAAGGAAGGAATGCAGCTCAATCAACTGCGACAAAAAAGCATAGGGACCAAAATAAAAATGTTGGCGGTAACCAAGATGGATGCACTGAGAACTTCTCAATGATTTCCTCAAGGTCATCTTTTTTAGAAAAAGATAGAGAAGAATTGATGGCTTTGAGGGACCAAGTGGAAGATCTGCAAAAGAAATTATTGGAGAAAGATGAACTTTTGAAGGAAGTTGAGATCTCAAAGAATGAAATGGCTTCTATTTGTGCTAAACTAGATGAAATGAAGAAGGAATATGCTGAAAAGGACTCTTTACTCAAATCGACTCAAGTGCAACTCTCTGCTGCAAAG GTTAAGTTAGCTGACAAGCAAGCAGCTGTGGAGAAGTTGGAATGGGAAGCGATGACTTCCAGCAAGAAAGTGGAGAAACTCCAGAACGATCTAGAGGTGGTTCGGCAAGAAGTAGCATGGTTCATGCAGTTTGTTAAAAAATTGACAAAGAATGGTTCCAGGTCTTTAGCTGAAGATTATGATGTCATCCCTTACTTATGCGACAAGAACATTGAAACA GATCACCCGCACGAAACAGGAATGCAGGAACTGGAGGTGGCAAGAGAAGCATATGTTGCAGCAATTGCTGCTGCTAAAGAAAATCAAGATGAAGCATCTTTTTCTGCAGCTGCCAAAGCAAGATTATATCTGCAGTCACTTGTTCTGAGAACATAA